Proteins encoded by one window of Microplitis mediator isolate UGA2020A chromosome 1, iyMicMedi2.1, whole genome shotgun sequence:
- the LOC130678648 gene encoding JNK-interacting protein 3 isoform X8, whose product MDQETVYGTHEDNHVVMSEKVQSLAGSIYQEFERMIARYDEDVVKELMPLLVNVLECLDIAYTENQEHEVELELLREDNEQLVTQYEREKQLRKASDQKLLELEDVAEDERKELLSKIDSLESILKMLELKTKNSHDHVVRLEEKEAELKREYSRLHDRYTELFKTHVDYMERTKMLVGSTERLENTTNNRGPNRLPGLNLAHMSRSSGPLSYGFQSLEGSMNAEDIQEESPTQGTSLKSEMQDSSSEAVIETSEKSQLTDSLPQENKIKNNSARPFVDESPETDVPPPAIATPTTPVVDKQISTPSGRSRTEREQRSGNTLYQELSFQDADALGEMDEGADITGSWVHPGEYASSGMGKEVENLIMENNELLATKNALNIVKDDLIVKVDELTSEQEILRDEVRAHQQARERMRQRVSVLEEELKKVKEEAEAAAKATKSDDEEDVPLAQRKRFTRVEMARVLMERNQYKERFMELQEAVRWTEMIRASKTDPASISGGKQSVWKFFSNLFTGPADRGSLHRNPHALPHIRYSAPTNQVVPAPPLDAMRRRTLKNRHEIFDQGDTISSEKRVARLANERKEQYRQVRAHVRKEDGRLQAYGWSLPGKPSAPARQPVPVPVYCRPLQETEPGMKIWCGAGVNLSGGKTRDGGLAVGGSVFYADEAKETVVVKGEVEDAVEHLDKELQESEQRRLEAEQLDQQLSSLVWICTSTQKMSKVSVIDANNPADILQVFNVCQSHLLCIASVPGAKESDYIHNTEDSSPRIVNGIGETELGNVQRANHNSDQLIAGEATTNNETKNCQKIQDSNDQSQATSEGPSSLEEKPSDGSEKITDIDHSSNTEPQSLETADGESALIGKIHFVQSNIDSTSTQREIDSEEPKESDDNDTTIEKISSIQPTMWLGAQNGAIYVHSAVAKWSICLHTVMLKDAVLGIVHIQGRVLVALADGTVAIFRRGSDGQWDLSKYHVMTLGSPQHAIRCMTSVSGKTVWCGYRNKIHVIDPILMTLECTVDAHPRRESQVRQLAWLGEGVWVSIRLDSTLRLYHAHTYQHLQDVDIEPYVSKMLGTGKLGFSFVRITALLISSNRLWIGTGNGVIISVPLSESAGGSLAVSRVQSIGSKNDAPGVGVRVFASEQGVTPGSFVPYCSMAHAQLSFHGHRDAVKMFVAVPGHGGQSAISDGTQPAMLVLSGGEGYIDFRVGDGDENEEGLERTNVSATSHEEHSEQSHLIVWQVQSPIQING is encoded by the exons ATGGATCAAGAAACAGTATACGGAACCCATGAGGACAATCATGTAGTGATGTCTGAAAAAGTCCAGTCGTTAGCTGGGAGTATTTATCAAGAATTTGAAAGAATGATAGCGAGATATGATGAAGATGTCGTTAAAGAGTTGATGCCATTACTAGTCAATGTATTAGAGTGCTTGGATATAGCGTATACTGAAAATCAAGAGCATGAAGTTGAATTGGAATTATTGAGAGAAGACAATGAACAATTGGTCACTCAGTATGAACGAGAAAAACAACTGAGGAAAGCATCGGATCAg aaattgTTGGAACTTGAAGATGTTGCCGAAGATGAGCGAAAGGAGTTGCTATCAAAAATTGATAGTTTGGAATCGATTCTAAAAATGCTGGAGTTGAAGACCAAAAATTCACACGATCATG ttgttcGTTTAGAAGAAAAAGAAGCAGAATTAAAACGTGAATATTCACGTTTACATGATCGATATaccgaattatttaaaacccaTGTTGATTACATGGAACGAACAAAAATGTTAGTTGGCAGTACAGAAAGACTTGAAAACACAACAAATAATCGTGGTCCAAATAGATTACCTGGACTTAATTTAGCTCATATGTCACGAAGTTCTGGACCTTTGAGTTATGGATTCCAGAGTTTAGAAGGCAGCATGAATGCTGAAGATATACAGGAAGAAAGTCCCACTCAAGGCACTAGTTTAAAATCTGAAATGCAAGACAGCAGCAGTGAAGCAGTAATCGAAACATCTGAGAAAAGTCAACTGACGGATAGTCTACCacaggaaaataaaattaaaaataattcagcaCGAC CATTTGTAGACGAAAGTCCAGAAACTGATGTACCACCTCCGGCAATAGCTACTCCAACTACTCCAGTTGTCGATAAACAAATCAGTACTCCCAGTGGAAGAAGTCGAACAGAACGAGAGCAACGCAGTGGTAATACACTGTACCAAGAACTCAGCTTCCAAGATGCTGATGCTCTGGGAGAAATGGATGAGGGCGCAGACATCActg GCAGTTGGGTTCATCCAGGAGAGTATGCATCTTCGG gAATGGGTAAAGAAGTGGAAAATCTCATTATGGAAAATAACGAACTTCTAGCGACAAA gaatGCTTTGAATATTGTAAAAGATGACTTGATAGTAAAAGTAGACGAATTAACGAGTGAACAAGAAATTTTGCGTGACGAAGTTAGAGCTCATCAGCAAGCTCGTGAACGAATGCGTCAAAGAGTTTCCGTGTTAGAAGAAGAATTGAAGAAAGTTAAGGAGGAAGCTGAAGCTGCTGCAAAAGCAACAAAGAGTGACGATGAAGAAGACGTACCATTAGCACAAAGAAAAAGATTTACACGTGTTGAGATGGCTAGAGTACTTATGGAGAGAAATCAGTATAAAGAACGATTTATGGAGCTTCAGGAAGCTGTAAGATGGACTGAAATGATTCGCGCCAGTAAAACAGACCCAGCTAGTATTTCGGGTGGAAAACAATCTGTTTGGAAGTT ttttagtaATCTTTTCACTGGACCAGCTGACCGAGGGTCTTTACATCGAAATCCTCATGCATTGCCGCATATTCGTTATAGTGCTCCGACAAATCAAGTAGTACCAGCACCACCATTAGATGCAATGCGTAGACGTACATTAAAAAATCGTCATGAGATTTTTGACCAAGGAGACACTAT CTCATCAGAGAAGCGGGTGGCTAGACTTGCAAATGAACGAAAAGAACAATATCGACAAGTTAGAGCCCATGTAAGAAAAGAAGACGGTCGTTTGCAAGCTTATGGATGGAGTTTGCCTGGAAAACCAAGTGCACCTGCAAGACAACCAGTACCAGTTCCTGTTTATTGTCGTCCTCTTCAAGAAACTGAACCGGGAATGaag atctGGTGTGGGGCTGGAGTTAATTTAAGTGGTGGAAAAACACGCGATGGTGGATTAGCTGTTGGTGGAAGTGTTTTTTATGCAGATGAAGCTAAAGAAACAGTAGTAGTAAAAGGGGAGGTTGAGGATGCCGTTGAACATTTGGATAAAGAATTACAGGAATCTGAACAGCGACGATTGGAAGCAGAACAACTAGACCAACAATTGAGTTCACTTGTATGGATTTGCACGTCAACTCAAAAAATGTCCAAAGTATCTGTGATAGATGCTAATAATCCAGCTGATATTTTACAAGTGTTCAATGTTTGTCAGAGCCATTTGCTCTGTATTGCAAGTGTACCTGGTGCCAAAGAAAGCGATTACATTCATAATACAGAAGATTCTTCACCTCGAATAGTGAATGGGATTGGTGAAACAGAACTGGGTAATGTCCAACGTGCCAATCACAACAGTGATCAGTTAATCGCCGGAGAAGCCACAACGAATAATGAGACTAAAAACTGCCAGAAAATACAAGATTCCAACGATCAAAGTCAAGCAACATCTGAAGGACCCAGTTCTTTAGAAGAAAAACCGAGTGATGGCTCGGAAAAAATAACTGACATTGATCACAGTTCAAATACCGAACCCCAGAGCTTAGAAACAGCTGATGGTGAATCAGCTCTGATAggtaaaattcattttgttcaAAGTAATATCGATAGCACATCAACTCAAAGAGAAATTGATTCAGAGGAACCAAAAGAATCTGATGATAATGATACGaccattgaaaaaatttcgtcAATCCAACCAACTATGTGGTTAGGAGCTCAAAACGGAGCTATTTATGTTCATTCAGCTGTCGCTAAATGGTCTATCTGTTTGCATACAGTAATGCTCAAAGATGCAGTCTTAGGGatagt tcaCATACAGGGTAGAGTCCTAGTAGCTCTTGCTGATGGAACAGTGGCAATATTTCGCAGAGGTTCTGACGGACAGTGGGATTTGTCTAAATATCACGTTATGACTTTAGGAAGTCCACAGCATGCAATTAGATGCATGACATCTGTTTCAGGAAAAACAGTTTGGTGCGGatacagaaataaaattcacgTAATTGATCCGATTCTCATGACTCTCGAg TGTACCGTCGACGCACACCCAAGACGAGAATCACAAGTCAGACAATTAGCTTGGCTGGGCGAAGGCGTGTGGGTTAGCATCAGATTAGATTCAACATTAAGATTATATCATGCTCATACGTATCAACATCTTCAAGACGTAGATATCGAGCCGTACGTCAGTAAAATGCTTGGTACTGGAAAACTTGGTTTTTCTTTCGTTAGAATCACAGCGTTACTCATCTCATCTAACAGACTGTGGATTGGAACGGGTAATGGTGTTATCATATCTGTACCATTGTCGGAAA gtgCTGGAGGATCTTTGGCAGTATCTAGAGTACAAAGTATTGGAAGTAAAAATGATGCCCCTGGTGTTGGAGTTAGAGTATTTGCTTCAGAACAAGGTGTCACACCTGGAAGTTTTGTACCATATTGCAGTATGGCACATGCTCAACTGAGCTTCCATGGTCACCGAGATGCTGTCAAAATGTTTGTCGCTGTCCCTG GACACGGAGGTCAAAGCGCTATTTCCGATGGTACACAACCAGCGATGTTAGTCCTCTCTGGTGGAGAAGGATATATTGATTTTCGTGTTG GTGATGGTGATGAAAATGAAGAAGGTTTGGAGCGTACAAATGTCTCAGCGACTAGTCATGAAGAACACAGTGAACAGAGTCATCTAATTGTCTGGCAAGTTCAATCGCCTATACAAATCAACGGCTAA
- the LOC130678648 gene encoding JNK-interacting protein 3 isoform X3, with protein sequence MDQETVYGTHEDNHVVMSEKVQSLAGSIYQEFERMIARYDEDVVKELMPLLVNVLECLDIAYTENQEHEVELELLREDNEQLVTQYEREKQLRKASDQKLLELEDVAEDERKELLSKIDSLESILKMLELKTKNSHDHVVRLEEKEAELKREYSRLHDRYTELFKTHVDYMERTKMLVGSTERLENTTNNRGPNRLPGLNLAHMSRSSGPLSYGFQSLEGSMNAEDIQEESPTQGTSLKSEMQDSSSEAVIETSEKSQLTDSLPQENKIKNNSARPFVDESPETDVPPPAIATPTTPVVDKQISTPSGRSRTEREQRSGNTLYQELSFQDADALGEMDEGADITGSWVHPGEYASSVNDNFFGMGKEVENLIMENNELLATKNALNIVKDDLIVKVDELTSEQEILRDEVRAHQQARERMRQRVSVLEEELKKVKEEAEAAAKATKSDDEEDVPLAQRKRFTRVEMARVLMERNQYKERFMELQEAVRWTEMIRASKTDPASISGGKQSVWKFFSNLFTGPADRGSLHRNPHALPHIRYSAPTNQVVPAPPLDAMRRRTLKNRHEIFDQGDTISSEKRVARLANERKEQYRQVRAHVRKEDGRLQAYGWSLPGKPSAPARQPVPVPVYCRPLQETEPGMKIWCGAGVNLSGGKTRDGGLAVGGSVFYADEAKETVVVKGEVEDAVEHLDKELQESEQRRLEAEQLDQQLSSLVWICTSTQKMSKVSVIDANNPADILQVFNVCQSHLLCIASVPGAKESDYIHNTEDSSPRIVNGIGETELGNVQRANHNSDQLIAGEATTNNETKNCQKIQDSNDQSQATSEGPSSLEEKPSDGSEKITDIDHSSNTEPQSLETADGESALIGKIHFVQSNIDSTSTQREIDSEEPKESDDNDTTIEKISSIQPTMWLGAQNGAIYVHSAVAKWSICLHTVMLKDAVLGIVHIQGRVLVALADGTVAIFRRGSDGQWDLSKYHVMTLGSPQHAIRCMTSVSGKTVWCGYRNKIHVIDPILMTLECTVDAHPRRESQVRQLAWLGEGVWVSIRLDSTLRLYHAHTYQHLQDVDIEPYVSKMLGTGKLGFSFVRITALLISSNRLWIGTGNGVIISVPLSESAGGSLAVSRVQSIGSKNDAPGVGVRVFASEQGVTPGSFVPYCSMAHAQLSFHGHRDAVKMFVAVPGHGGQSAISDGTQPAMLVLSGGEGYIDFRVGDGDENEEGLERTNVSATSHEEHSEQSHLIVWQVQSPIQING encoded by the exons ATGGATCAAGAAACAGTATACGGAACCCATGAGGACAATCATGTAGTGATGTCTGAAAAAGTCCAGTCGTTAGCTGGGAGTATTTATCAAGAATTTGAAAGAATGATAGCGAGATATGATGAAGATGTCGTTAAAGAGTTGATGCCATTACTAGTCAATGTATTAGAGTGCTTGGATATAGCGTATACTGAAAATCAAGAGCATGAAGTTGAATTGGAATTATTGAGAGAAGACAATGAACAATTGGTCACTCAGTATGAACGAGAAAAACAACTGAGGAAAGCATCGGATCAg aaattgTTGGAACTTGAAGATGTTGCCGAAGATGAGCGAAAGGAGTTGCTATCAAAAATTGATAGTTTGGAATCGATTCTAAAAATGCTGGAGTTGAAGACCAAAAATTCACACGATCATG ttgttcGTTTAGAAGAAAAAGAAGCAGAATTAAAACGTGAATATTCACGTTTACATGATCGATATaccgaattatttaaaacccaTGTTGATTACATGGAACGAACAAAAATGTTAGTTGGCAGTACAGAAAGACTTGAAAACACAACAAATAATCGTGGTCCAAATAGATTACCTGGACTTAATTTAGCTCATATGTCACGAAGTTCTGGACCTTTGAGTTATGGATTCCAGAGTTTAGAAGGCAGCATGAATGCTGAAGATATACAGGAAGAAAGTCCCACTCAAGGCACTAGTTTAAAATCTGAAATGCAAGACAGCAGCAGTGAAGCAGTAATCGAAACATCTGAGAAAAGTCAACTGACGGATAGTCTACCacaggaaaataaaattaaaaataattcagcaCGAC CATTTGTAGACGAAAGTCCAGAAACTGATGTACCACCTCCGGCAATAGCTACTCCAACTACTCCAGTTGTCGATAAACAAATCAGTACTCCCAGTGGAAGAAGTCGAACAGAACGAGAGCAACGCAGTGGTAATACACTGTACCAAGAACTCAGCTTCCAAGATGCTGATGCTCTGGGAGAAATGGATGAGGGCGCAGACATCActg GCAGTTGGGTTCATCCAGGAGAGTATGCATCTTCGG TTAATGACAACTTTTTTG gAATGGGTAAAGAAGTGGAAAATCTCATTATGGAAAATAACGAACTTCTAGCGACAAA gaatGCTTTGAATATTGTAAAAGATGACTTGATAGTAAAAGTAGACGAATTAACGAGTGAACAAGAAATTTTGCGTGACGAAGTTAGAGCTCATCAGCAAGCTCGTGAACGAATGCGTCAAAGAGTTTCCGTGTTAGAAGAAGAATTGAAGAAAGTTAAGGAGGAAGCTGAAGCTGCTGCAAAAGCAACAAAGAGTGACGATGAAGAAGACGTACCATTAGCACAAAGAAAAAGATTTACACGTGTTGAGATGGCTAGAGTACTTATGGAGAGAAATCAGTATAAAGAACGATTTATGGAGCTTCAGGAAGCTGTAAGATGGACTGAAATGATTCGCGCCAGTAAAACAGACCCAGCTAGTATTTCGGGTGGAAAACAATCTGTTTGGAAGTT ttttagtaATCTTTTCACTGGACCAGCTGACCGAGGGTCTTTACATCGAAATCCTCATGCATTGCCGCATATTCGTTATAGTGCTCCGACAAATCAAGTAGTACCAGCACCACCATTAGATGCAATGCGTAGACGTACATTAAAAAATCGTCATGAGATTTTTGACCAAGGAGACACTAT CTCATCAGAGAAGCGGGTGGCTAGACTTGCAAATGAACGAAAAGAACAATATCGACAAGTTAGAGCCCATGTAAGAAAAGAAGACGGTCGTTTGCAAGCTTATGGATGGAGTTTGCCTGGAAAACCAAGTGCACCTGCAAGACAACCAGTACCAGTTCCTGTTTATTGTCGTCCTCTTCAAGAAACTGAACCGGGAATGaag atctGGTGTGGGGCTGGAGTTAATTTAAGTGGTGGAAAAACACGCGATGGTGGATTAGCTGTTGGTGGAAGTGTTTTTTATGCAGATGAAGCTAAAGAAACAGTAGTAGTAAAAGGGGAGGTTGAGGATGCCGTTGAACATTTGGATAAAGAATTACAGGAATCTGAACAGCGACGATTGGAAGCAGAACAACTAGACCAACAATTGAGTTCACTTGTATGGATTTGCACGTCAACTCAAAAAATGTCCAAAGTATCTGTGATAGATGCTAATAATCCAGCTGATATTTTACAAGTGTTCAATGTTTGTCAGAGCCATTTGCTCTGTATTGCAAGTGTACCTGGTGCCAAAGAAAGCGATTACATTCATAATACAGAAGATTCTTCACCTCGAATAGTGAATGGGATTGGTGAAACAGAACTGGGTAATGTCCAACGTGCCAATCACAACAGTGATCAGTTAATCGCCGGAGAAGCCACAACGAATAATGAGACTAAAAACTGCCAGAAAATACAAGATTCCAACGATCAAAGTCAAGCAACATCTGAAGGACCCAGTTCTTTAGAAGAAAAACCGAGTGATGGCTCGGAAAAAATAACTGACATTGATCACAGTTCAAATACCGAACCCCAGAGCTTAGAAACAGCTGATGGTGAATCAGCTCTGATAggtaaaattcattttgttcaAAGTAATATCGATAGCACATCAACTCAAAGAGAAATTGATTCAGAGGAACCAAAAGAATCTGATGATAATGATACGaccattgaaaaaatttcgtcAATCCAACCAACTATGTGGTTAGGAGCTCAAAACGGAGCTATTTATGTTCATTCAGCTGTCGCTAAATGGTCTATCTGTTTGCATACAGTAATGCTCAAAGATGCAGTCTTAGGGatagt tcaCATACAGGGTAGAGTCCTAGTAGCTCTTGCTGATGGAACAGTGGCAATATTTCGCAGAGGTTCTGACGGACAGTGGGATTTGTCTAAATATCACGTTATGACTTTAGGAAGTCCACAGCATGCAATTAGATGCATGACATCTGTTTCAGGAAAAACAGTTTGGTGCGGatacagaaataaaattcacgTAATTGATCCGATTCTCATGACTCTCGAg TGTACCGTCGACGCACACCCAAGACGAGAATCACAAGTCAGACAATTAGCTTGGCTGGGCGAAGGCGTGTGGGTTAGCATCAGATTAGATTCAACATTAAGATTATATCATGCTCATACGTATCAACATCTTCAAGACGTAGATATCGAGCCGTACGTCAGTAAAATGCTTGGTACTGGAAAACTTGGTTTTTCTTTCGTTAGAATCACAGCGTTACTCATCTCATCTAACAGACTGTGGATTGGAACGGGTAATGGTGTTATCATATCTGTACCATTGTCGGAAA gtgCTGGAGGATCTTTGGCAGTATCTAGAGTACAAAGTATTGGAAGTAAAAATGATGCCCCTGGTGTTGGAGTTAGAGTATTTGCTTCAGAACAAGGTGTCACACCTGGAAGTTTTGTACCATATTGCAGTATGGCACATGCTCAACTGAGCTTCCATGGTCACCGAGATGCTGTCAAAATGTTTGTCGCTGTCCCTG GACACGGAGGTCAAAGCGCTATTTCCGATGGTACACAACCAGCGATGTTAGTCCTCTCTGGTGGAGAAGGATATATTGATTTTCGTGTTG GTGATGGTGATGAAAATGAAGAAGGTTTGGAGCGTACAAATGTCTCAGCGACTAGTCATGAAGAACACAGTGAACAGAGTCATCTAATTGTCTGGCAAGTTCAATCGCCTATACAAATCAACGGCTAA